A stretch of Myceligenerans xiligouense DNA encodes these proteins:
- the map gene encoding type I methionyl aminopeptidase codes for MIEILTPAELARARDTGALVADILETLRGRSTAGTNLLDIDRWAQEMILGAGARSCYVDYAPSFGRGPFGHYVCTAVNDAVLHGMPHDYALADGDLLTLDLAVSLGGVAADSAVSFVVGGSEPSESVAMSVAMIEATERALSAGIAAAGPGARLGDVSHAIGSVLGEAGYSINTEFGGHGIGSTMHQDPHVANTGRPGRGYRLRPGLLLALEPWVMADTARLVTDPDGWTLRSATGCRTAHSEHTIAVTDDGAEILTLPTVTRTSRAS; via the coding sequence ATGATCGAGATCCTCACCCCGGCCGAGCTGGCCCGAGCCCGGGACACCGGCGCGCTGGTCGCCGACATCCTGGAGACCCTTCGCGGCCGCAGCACGGCCGGGACGAACCTCCTGGACATCGACCGCTGGGCCCAGGAGATGATCCTCGGGGCCGGCGCGCGGTCCTGCTACGTCGACTACGCGCCGTCCTTCGGGCGCGGGCCCTTCGGCCACTACGTCTGCACGGCCGTGAACGACGCCGTGCTCCACGGGATGCCCCACGACTACGCACTGGCCGACGGCGACCTGCTGACACTCGACCTCGCCGTCTCCCTCGGCGGGGTCGCCGCCGACTCCGCCGTCAGCTTCGTCGTCGGCGGCTCGGAACCCTCGGAGAGCGTCGCGATGAGCGTCGCGATGATCGAGGCCACCGAACGCGCGCTGTCCGCCGGAATCGCCGCGGCCGGCCCGGGAGCTCGCCTCGGCGACGTCTCCCACGCCATCGGTTCGGTCCTCGGCGAGGCGGGGTACTCGATCAACACCGAGTTCGGCGGGCACGGCATCGGATCGACCATGCACCAGGACCCGCACGTCGCCAACACGGGACGGCCCGGCCGCGGGTACCGGCTGCGTCCGGGCCTCCTGCTCGCACTGGAGCCCTGGGTCATGGCCGACACCGCCCGGCTCGTGACCGACCCCGACGGGTGGACGCTCCGCAGCGCGACGGGCTGCCGGACGGCCCACAGCGAGCACACGATCGCCGTCACGGACGACGGCGCCGAGATCCTCACCCTGCCGACGGTCACCAGGACCAGCCGCGCGAGCTGA
- a CDS encoding helix-turn-helix transcriptional regulator encodes MVRLPLSPADVERGRRLGAVLRRARGERSMLRTALDAGVSPETLRKIESGRVATPAFPTIAAIADVLGLSLDAVWAEISGADGDAPPAGEGRDVSERIAS; translated from the coding sequence ATGGTCAGATTGCCGCTCAGCCCCGCCGACGTCGAACGTGGACGGCGCCTGGGCGCCGTCCTCCGTCGCGCCCGGGGGGAGCGCTCGATGCTCCGGACCGCGCTCGACGCCGGCGTCTCGCCGGAGACCCTCCGGAAGATCGAGTCGGGCCGCGTGGCGACCCCCGCCTTCCCGACCATCGCGGCGATCGCCGATGTCCTGGGACTCTCCCTCGACGCGGTCTGGGCGGAGATCAGCGGGGCCGACGGAGACGCCCCGCCGGCCGGCGAGGGGCGCGACGTGAGCGAGCGGATCGCCTCCTGA
- a CDS encoding glycoside hydrolase family 13 protein yields MTEVVETDLTPDTADDDANWWRQAAVYQIYPRAFADSNADGLGDLPGITSRVPYLRDLGVDAVWLSPFYPSALADGGYDVDDYRDVDPRLGTLDDFDALVVALHDAGIKLIVDLVPNHTSDRHVWFQEALASPRGSAARDRYIFRDGTGPDGAEPPADWTSVFGGPAWEPVGDGQWYMHHFAVQQPDLNWNNREVRADFLHTLRFWSDRGVDGFRVDVAHGLAKDLGDELPSQAELDAIPKDGDHPLWDRDDVHEIYADWRKVFDSYDPPRTAVAEAWVAAHRRARYASAHGLGQAFNFDLLEADFDAGQFREIITFNLGLAEESGSSTTWVFSNHDVVRHATRYGLPPRGAGAGGGDHTAEKQGREWLLARGAEPVLERELGLRRARAATLLELALPGSSYLYQGEELGLHEVPDLPDSARQDPTFFRSPGVDVGRDGCRVPLPWTREGVSFGFGDAPADLPQPDWFADHAVEVQDGDPDSTLTLYRRALALRRELQTGESLAWLDAGSDDALAFSRPNGWVSVTNFGDVPVDLPAGEVLLTSAPLDDDGRLPGATTAWLRA; encoded by the coding sequence ATGACCGAAGTCGTCGAGACCGACCTGACCCCCGACACCGCCGACGACGACGCCAACTGGTGGCGTCAGGCCGCCGTCTACCAGATCTATCCGCGAGCCTTCGCCGACTCGAACGCGGATGGCTTGGGCGACCTGCCGGGCATCACGAGCCGCGTGCCGTACCTGCGCGACCTCGGCGTGGACGCCGTCTGGCTCAGCCCGTTCTACCCGTCGGCGCTGGCCGACGGCGGCTACGACGTGGACGACTACCGGGACGTGGACCCGCGTCTCGGCACGCTCGACGACTTCGACGCTCTGGTGGTGGCACTGCACGATGCCGGCATCAAGCTGATCGTCGACCTCGTGCCCAACCACACCTCGGACCGCCACGTCTGGTTCCAGGAGGCGCTGGCCTCGCCCCGGGGCTCGGCAGCCCGCGACCGCTACATCTTCCGCGACGGCACGGGTCCGGACGGGGCGGAGCCGCCCGCGGACTGGACGTCCGTGTTCGGCGGCCCCGCCTGGGAGCCGGTGGGGGACGGGCAGTGGTACATGCACCACTTCGCCGTCCAGCAGCCGGACCTGAACTGGAACAACCGGGAGGTGCGGGCGGACTTCCTGCACACGCTGCGCTTCTGGTCCGACCGCGGTGTCGACGGCTTCCGGGTGGACGTGGCGCACGGGCTCGCCAAGGACCTCGGCGACGAACTGCCCAGCCAGGCCGAGCTCGACGCCATCCCCAAGGACGGCGACCACCCGTTGTGGGACCGGGACGACGTGCACGAGATCTACGCCGACTGGCGCAAGGTCTTCGACTCCTACGACCCGCCCCGGACGGCCGTCGCCGAGGCGTGGGTGGCGGCCCACCGACGCGCGCGGTATGCCAGCGCGCACGGGCTGGGGCAGGCCTTCAACTTCGACCTTCTCGAGGCCGACTTCGACGCCGGGCAGTTCCGCGAGATCATCACGTTCAACCTCGGGCTCGCCGAGGAGTCGGGATCGTCCACCACGTGGGTGTTCTCCAACCACGACGTCGTCCGCCACGCCACCCGCTACGGCCTGCCGCCGCGCGGTGCCGGCGCGGGCGGCGGCGACCACACGGCGGAGAAGCAGGGCAGGGAGTGGCTGCTCGCGCGCGGTGCCGAGCCGGTGCTCGAACGTGAGCTGGGGCTGCGCCGGGCACGCGCCGCGACCCTCCTCGAACTGGCGCTGCCCGGGTCGTCCTACCTCTACCAGGGGGAGGAGCTCGGGCTGCACGAGGTGCCCGACCTCCCCGACAGCGCCCGCCAGGACCCGACGTTCTTCCGGAGCCCGGGCGTCGACGTCGGGCGGGACGGATGCCGCGTGCCGCTGCCCTGGACGCGCGAGGGGGTGTCGTTCGGCTTCGGCGACGCGCCGGCCGACCTGCCGCAGCCCGACTGGTTCGCGGACCACGCGGTGGAGGTCCAGGACGGCGACCCCGACTCGACGCTCACCCTGTACCGCCGGGCGCTGGCCCTGCGGCGCGAGCTGCAGACGGGGGAGAGCCTGGCCTGGCTCGACGCCGGGAGCGACGACGCGCTCGCCTTCAGCCGCCCCAACGGCTGGGTGAGCGTCACGAACTTCGGCGACGTTCCCGTGGACCTGCCCGCCGGCGAGGTCCTGCTCACCAGCGCACCCCTGGACGACGACGGCCGTCTCCCCGGCGCGACGACGGCCTGGCTGCGGGCCTGA
- the ddaH gene encoding dimethylargininase, which yields MTRKALVRRPGPRLAEGLVTHIDRQPVDVDLAGRQWQAYVAALRDEGWETVEVPPADDCPDSVFVEDTVLVYGGLAVISRPGADERKPETAGTERTLRGLGYRVARIESPGTLDGGDVLKHDGTVWVGLGGRTNQAGVDQLAAHLEPLGATVIGVPLTKVLHLKSAVTALPDGTVVGYEPLVDDPSVWPGFLPVPEEAGSHVVVLDGTTVLMSTSAPRTKELFEARGLRVVAVDLTEFEKLEGCVTCLSVRLRG from the coding sequence ATGACCCGCAAAGCTCTCGTCCGTCGTCCCGGCCCTCGCCTCGCGGAGGGCCTCGTCACCCACATCGACCGGCAACCGGTCGACGTGGACCTGGCAGGCCGGCAGTGGCAGGCGTACGTCGCGGCGCTGCGCGACGAGGGCTGGGAGACGGTCGAGGTGCCCCCGGCCGACGACTGCCCCGACTCCGTGTTCGTCGAGGACACCGTGCTCGTGTACGGCGGCCTCGCCGTGATCTCCAGGCCGGGCGCCGACGAGCGCAAGCCGGAGACCGCCGGCACCGAGCGCACGCTCCGTGGACTCGGCTACCGCGTCGCGCGCATCGAGTCGCCGGGCACGCTGGACGGCGGTGACGTGCTCAAGCACGACGGCACGGTCTGGGTCGGGCTCGGCGGCCGGACCAACCAGGCGGGTGTCGACCAGCTCGCCGCCCATCTGGAACCGCTCGGCGCCACGGTGATCGGGGTGCCGCTCACGAAGGTGCTCCACCTCAAGTCCGCGGTGACGGCCCTGCCCGACGGGACCGTCGTCGGCTACGAGCCGCTCGTCGACGACCCGTCCGTGTGGCCCGGCTTCCTGCCGGTCCCGGAGGAGGCGGGGTCGCACGTCGTGGTCCTCGACGGGACGACGGTGCTGATGTCGACCAGCGCACCCCGCACCAAGGAGCTCTTCGAGGCGCGCGGTCTGCGGGTGGTCGCCGTCGACCTCACGGAGTTCGAGAAGCTCGAGGGCTGTGTCACCTGCCTCTCGGTACGCCTGCGCGGCTGA